CGCGCAGAAGGGTGGGTTCCAGGTAGCCGCTTCGGACTGGGACTTCTACGCCGAGCAGGTGCGCAAGGCCAAATACGATCTGGATGAGTCGCAGATCAAGCCGTACTTCGAACTGGACAACGTGCTGCAGAACGGCGTCTTCTACGCTGCCACCCAGCTGTACGGCATCACCTTCAAGCCGCGCACCGACATTCCGACCTACAACCCGGACATGAAGGTGTACGAAGTGTTCGACAAGGACGGCACCTCGCTGGCGCTGTTCTACACCGACTACTTCAAGCGTGACAGCAAGTCCGGTGGCGCCTGGATGGACGTGTTCGTCGAACAGGATGGCCTGACCGGTGCCAAGCCGGTGGTCTACAACGTCTGCAACTTCACCAAGCCGGCCGCCGGCCAGCCTGCGCTGATCAGCTTCGACGACGTCACCACCATGTTCCATGAGTTCGGCCATGCGCTGCACGGCATGTTCTCGAACGTGAAGTACCCGTCGATCGCGGGCACCGCCACCTCGCGCGACTTCGTCGAGTTCCCGTCGCAGTTCAACGAGCACTGGGCACTGGATCCGAAGGTGTTCGCCAACTACGCCAAGCACTACAAGACCGGCGAGGCGATGCCGCAGGAACTGGTCGACAAGATCCTCAAGGCACGCAGCTTCAACCAGGGTTATGCGACCACCGAGTACCTGTCGGCCGCGCTGCTGGACCTGGCCTGGCATACGCAGAAGGCCGATGCGCCGCTGCAGGATGTCGGCGCCTTTGAAGCCAGCGCGCTGAAGAAGTTCAAGGTCGACCTGCCGCAGGTGCCGCCGCGCTACCGCACCACCTACTTCGACCACATCTGGGGTGGCGGTTACTCGGCCGGTTACTACGCCTACTTCTGGGCCGAAGTGCTCGACCATGACGCCTACCAGTGGTTCACCGAACACGGTGGCCTGACCGCCGCCAACGGCCAGGAATTCCGTGACAAGATCCTCTCGCGCGGCAACAGCGTGGAGCTGTCGACCCTGTACCGCGACTTCCGCGGCAAGGACCCGTCGGTGGAACCGCTGCTGAAGTTCCGCGGCCTGAAGTAAGCGTGACCTGAAGTACGAAAGAAATAACGGCGGGGGCACCCCCGCCGTTTTTCTTTCTGTAGCGTCGAGCCATGCTCGACGTTCTTCTGTAGAGCCGAGCCATGCTCGGCTGCCTTTCCACGAAAAGCCAGTCGAGCATGGCTCGACGCTACAGAAGCGCGTTATGTCCCCACGTGCACCCGGTTGGCCTGCTCGGCCAGGCCCAGGTGATCCAGCGCGATATCCAGCGCCAGCACATAGCTCTGCGCGCCATAGCCGGCAGCGATGCCCAGGCGCTGGCCTACACCGGCCGGCAGGCACGGCTCGGCTACCGCGCCGTCGTCATGCACTTCCACATAGGCGTTGTGCAGGTAGGGCAGCAGGCGCTGCAGGCGCAGGCTGTTGGCACACGCACCCGGGTCAAGCAGGGTCACCTCGCCGCGGCTGTGGTCGGCCACGCGCAGCGCATCGAGCAGTTCCTGTTCCGAGCCACAGGCACGGATCGCCACGCTGGTCCCGGCGTCGATCGCGCGATGCACCAGCGACTTCAGTACCGGCGCCGGCAGTGGCATCGCGGTGCGGATCAATGCGCCGGCGGCTTCCGGGCCGCGGATGATGAAGATCGACATGGCTCAGCCCTCCTGCGCCAGGCGGCGGCCAACGATGGCCAGCGACAACGGGTAGCCGGCCTGTTGGCTGCGCTGGTCGACCACCACGGCGGCGGGGCCGTGCTGCAGGCGCAGGCGAACATCCAGACCCGGCTCGCTGGGCGACTGCAGCTCAATGTACTGCGCCGGCAGCCGTTCCAGTGCTGCCTGCAGCGCGCCACCTTCGGCCTGCCATTGCGCTTCGTCGGCGGCACCGACATCCAGCAGTACCCAGTCGGCCGAGCGCGCCTGCGGCTGGCACAGGCACTGGCGTACCTCGGACAGGCTGGCGCAGTCGCTGCACAGCACGCGATGGCCGGCCAGCTGTGCCGGCAGCTGCGGGCGCGGCGCCGACGAAGATGCGTGGCGGATCACCAGGAGGGTCATACAACACCTTGCGGAATGCGCCCTTTGGCGCGGTGGGCACACGATGCGCGTGCTGCCCGTAAAGGTGCGATGCCCGCTGCCGGGCCGGGGCGTAAAACCTGCGTAACCCCTTTTGTAGTGCCGAGCCCATGCTCGAAGGGCGGCGCGGGAACCTCTCCCGCCCGGATGTGGTCTGATGCAGCTACCACTCACCCGGAGCCTGTCATGGATGCTGTTGCCCGTCCTCCCTTTTCCGAACGCGCGCTGGTCTGGCTGAAGAAGGAAGCATTGCCGCTGCTGGTGATGCTGGGCCTGCTCGCCGCCGCCCGCGATACCCTGGCCAACCACTACGTGGTGCCGAGTGGCTCGATGCAGCCGACCCTGCAGCCCGGCGACCGGGTGGTGGTGGACATGCGTGCCTATGGCCTGCGTCTGCCGTTCACCGGCAAGGAACTGATGCCCACCGGTGTTCCGCAGCGCGGTGAAGTGGCGGTGTTCGATTCACCGGCCGACGGCACCCGCCTGATCAAGCGCGTGGCGGCGGTGGCCGGTGACCATGTGCAGATGCGCGAGGGCCATCTGAGCATCAACGGCCAGCCGCTGCAGATCGCCGACCTGCAGGACGTGGAAGCCTTCGGCGAGCGCCGTGCCCGCCTCGACCTGGACATGGGCGGTGGTCCGGACATCGCCGATCTGGTGGTGCCGGCCGGCAAGGTGCTGGTGCTGGGTGACCACCGCGGCAACAGCTTCGACGGCCGCTTCTTCGGCTTCGTCGACGCCGACAAGCTCTACGGTCGTGCAGTGGCGGTGTACTACCGCTCCGGCGACGGCTTCGAGTGGCAGCAGCTGTAAGCTGAATTGATACTTTCTGCATATCAATCGTGACCTATCAGGTTATGGATCGACTGGATCGACCGGCCTAGTCTGAGGCCCGTTCCCTCCCATGCCCGGCCGTCCCCACCGGCCCATCGATCCCATGACTGGCGAAACCGTGGCGGCCGTCGAACGCCGCCCCCACACTGTCGATTCCAGTGCCGAGACCCGCATCCAGCAGGGTACGCCGGCCTTCCGCCGCACCGCGCTGGCGCTGTTCCTGGCCGGCTTCTCCACCTTCGGCCTGCTGTACACGGTGCAGCCGCTGCTGCCCGAGTTCAGCCGTCACTTCGGCGTTTCTGCTGCCGGCAGCGCGATGTCGTTGTCGCTGACCACCGGTACCCTGGCTGTGGCGATGCTGCTGGCCGGCCTGCTGTCCGATGCGGTCGGCCGTCGCCCGTTGATGATCGTCGCGTTGCTGGCCTCGGCCATGCTGTCGCTGAGCACGGCGCTGGTGGACGACTGGACCACGCTGCTGGTGCTGCGGACCCTGCTCGGCCTGGCGCTGAGCGGCGTGCCGGCAGTGGCGATGACCTACCTGGTGGAGGAAATGGACAGCCGCGCGCTGGGCCTGGCGATGGGCCTGTACATCGGCGGCAACGCCATCGGTGGCATGAGCGGGCGCCTGCTGGCCGGCATCATCGCCGACCACTGGGGCTGGCGCTGGGGCATCGGCGTGGTCTCGATCATCGCCGTGGCCAGCACCGTGCTGCTGTGGCTGCAGCTGCCGCCGTCGCGCCACTTCCATCCGCGTCGTGACGGCCTGCGCCAGTTGCCGTCGCGCTGGCGCACGCTGTTCGCCGACCCGGGCCTGCCGTGGCTGTTCGCCACCTCGTTCGTGCTGATGGGCGTGTTCGTCACCCTCTACAACTACCTGGGCTACCACCTGCTGGCGCCGCCGTACCACCTCAGCCAGACCGTGGTCGGCCTGATCTTCAGCGTCTACCTGGTGGGCACCTTCAGTTCGGCGTGGATGGGCCAGCAGGCGACGCGTTACGGACGCGGCCGCATCCTGTCGATCTCGTTCGCGCTGATCGGCGCCGGCATCGCGTTGCTGGCGATGCCGTGGCTGAGCACGATGGCACTGGGCATCGCGCTGGTGACCTTCGGCTTCTTCGGCGGCCACTCGGTGGCCAGCAGCTGGGTCGGCAGCCGCGCCGGTACGATGCGCGCCGAAGCCTCGGCGCTGTACCTGTTCGCCTACTACCTCGGGTCCAGCGTGCTGGGCGGAGTCGGTGGCCTGGCCTATGCGGCCTGGGATTGGCTGGGTGTGTGCCTGTTCGCCGCCGTGCTGACCCTGATCGGTGGTGGCATCGTCTGGGCGCTGCAGCAGCGCGCGCCGCAGCCGGTCACGGCTTGATCCTGCTCTGGTAGAGGCCGACCTTGGTCGGCGCTGTGGCCGTGGGCCAACCAAGGTTGGCCACTACCGGGTGGATTGCACGTTCACCCTTCGGCGAACGCTTCACGCAGCAGCCCGGCGAAGTTGCGGATCAGTGGCGTCACAGCCTCGCGATGCCACGCCAGCTGCACTTCCGAATGCGCGCCGGCATCGGCCAGCGCCACGAAGCGCGCGCCCTCCACCCGGATGTGATCGCAGGACGACGGCAGGATTGCCGCACCCAGACCGGCAGCCGCAAGACTGATCAATGTCGATGCCTCACCGGCTTCCTGCACGATGCGCGGAGTGAATCCGGCGGCCGCGCACAACGCGATCATGTGGTCATGGATGCCCGCACCGGCGCTGCGGCGGAATGCCACGAACGGCTCCTGCGCGAAATCGCGCAGCGACAGCGTGCCCTGCTTCGACAGCCTGCGCAGGGCAGGGTGGTCGGCATGCACGATCAGCGCCAACGGGTCGACGAACAGGCTGTGCGCCACCAGTTCTGGTGGCAGCGCGCGCTTGCGGATGATGCCCACGTCCAGGCTGCCGTCGAGCAGCGCATCGATCTGCTGCAGCGTGTTCATCTCGCTCAGCTGCAGCCGCACCTGCGGGTACTGCTGGCGGTAGCGCAGGATCGAACGCGGAATCTGCGGTGACAGTGGCGTCGCCCGGGTCAGGCCGATACGCAGTTCGCCCTGCTCGCCGCGCTGCGCGCGCTGCACCTCGTCCACCGCAGTCTCCACCTGCTGCACGATGGCGCGTGCACGTTCCTGCAGCAGCTCGCCCGCAGGCGTCAGCTGCACACGGCGATGGCTGCGCACGAACAGGCGGGCCCCGATCAGGTCTTCCAGCTGGCGGATCTGCTGGCTGAGCGGTGGCTGCGACATGCCCAGCCGCTCCGCCGCCTGTCCGAAGTGCAGCGTGTCGGCGACGGCAAGGAAGTAACGCAGATGGCGGAGTTCGATGGACATGGGGCCAGTTTATTCATCGTCAGCCGGAAATGGGGTCAGAGCCCGTTGCGCAGCAACGGGATCCGACCCCGCCAGATCGCGGGAATCTGTCAGAGGCGGGGCGGTGTGGGTGGGCAGGACCGTTGGCACCATGGATGGCGCCATCGAGCCCCCAGGGATGGGTTCACGGCGTGTCCTGCCCACCCACACCGCCCGGCCATCCCACGGATAGCCCGCTGTTGCTGTTGCCGGCCAGCGGCCGGCACTACCGCAGGTGCAGGGCGCAGCCCTGCCGAACACCCCTCACCGCTCGGAATGCCCGCTCTGGTCGTAATCGCGCGGACTGAACAACTCCGGCTGGATCAGCTCGATGAACGCCCGCGCCTGCGCCGACAACGCCTTGCCCCGGCGCACGATCACCCCGTAACTGCGTTCCGGGAACCAGCGCTTCATCGACCGCGCCGCCAGCCGCTCGCGGTCGGCCTCGTTCAGGCACAGCGCCGGCACGATGGAAATGCCCATGCCCATCGCCACGTACTGTTTGATCACCTCCCAGCCCCCCACCTCCAGCGCCACGGTGTAGGCGATGCGGTGGCGCTGGAACACCTGGTCGACCAGCCGGTAGGTGATCTGTCGCTTCGGCGGCAGCACCAGTGGATAGCGCGCGATGTCGGCCAGTTCCAGCTCGCCACCGCTGGCCAGCGGATGGTCGTGCGGCGCGATCAGCACCTGCTCGAAGCGGTAGGCCGGGGC
The sequence above is a segment of the Stenotrophomonas maltophilia genome. Coding sequences within it:
- a CDS encoding 3-dehydroquinate dehydratase → MSIFIIRGPEAAGALIRTAMPLPAPVLKSLVHRAIDAGTSVAIRACGSEQELLDALRVADHSRGEVTLLDPGACANSLRLQRLLPYLHNAYVEVHDDGAVAEPCLPAGVGQRLGIAAGYGAQSYVLALDIALDHLGLAEQANRVHVGT
- a CDS encoding MFS transporter → MTGETVAAVERRPHTVDSSAETRIQQGTPAFRRTALALFLAGFSTFGLLYTVQPLLPEFSRHFGVSAAGSAMSLSLTTGTLAVAMLLAGLLSDAVGRRPLMIVALLASAMLSLSTALVDDWTTLLVLRTLLGLALSGVPAVAMTYLVEEMDSRALGLAMGLYIGGNAIGGMSGRLLAGIIADHWGWRWGIGVVSIIAVASTVLLWLQLPPSRHFHPRRDGLRQLPSRWRTLFADPGLPWLFATSFVLMGVFVTLYNYLGYHLLAPPYHLSQTVVGLIFSVYLVGTFSSAWMGQQATRYGRGRILSISFALIGAGIALLAMPWLSTMALGIALVTFGFFGGHSVASSWVGSRAGTMRAEASALYLFAYYLGSSVLGGVGGLAYAAWDWLGVCLFAAVLTLIGGGIVWALQQRAPQPVTA
- the lepB gene encoding signal peptidase I; the encoded protein is MDAVARPPFSERALVWLKKEALPLLVMLGLLAAARDTLANHYVVPSGSMQPTLQPGDRVVVDMRAYGLRLPFTGKELMPTGVPQRGEVAVFDSPADGTRLIKRVAAVAGDHVQMREGHLSINGQPLQIADLQDVEAFGERRARLDLDMGGGPDIADLVVPAGKVLVLGDHRGNSFDGRFFGFVDADKLYGRAVAVYYRSGDGFEWQQL
- a CDS encoding LysR family transcriptional regulator; translated protein: MSIELRHLRYFLAVADTLHFGQAAERLGMSQPPLSQQIRQLEDLIGARLFVRSHRRVQLTPAGELLQERARAIVQQVETAVDEVQRAQRGEQGELRIGLTRATPLSPQIPRSILRYRQQYPQVRLQLSEMNTLQQIDALLDGSLDVGIIRKRALPPELVAHSLFVDPLALIVHADHPALRRLSKQGTLSLRDFAQEPFVAFRRSAGAGIHDHMIALCAAAGFTPRIVQEAGEASTLISLAAAGLGAAILPSSCDHIRVEGARFVALADAGAHSEVQLAWHREAVTPLIRNFAGLLREAFAEG